From the Alloalcanivorax dieselolei B5 genome, one window contains:
- a CDS encoding nucleotidyl cyclase domain-containing protein, whose protein sequence is MSLWQRWRPWLRQERVLLVELATMLLMALVIGVYFLEHFSARLEAQQRQELTSLARQTALRAAESMVGDDLISLNVIARETRALDTVSEARFLSVARQPLAGGELPSAATVRVEVPVALADGEPAGALVLAARPSAAREGLESGYVLVVLGVLLLRVAGEVMWRRIQRGLPARADGETPGTGLDSGDAEVMDGAPPSIVFQRPQGSGGPGGSDLRLSIVNFDHFRQRYTADALRALLDDYHHLLSEVARLYGGQVERGLGDRALVRFPGQPLSSTSFAALCAGLLFLRLARLQGPRRKSHQAPALEFKALVCDDFGEEESWALCVAGVPGRLQVPESQLTRGELDVKALYQPERALTVMSGERQVRLQPVEQLAYRYQALLRSQAEAVMGDGLGSGPAGEDGVSPSR, encoded by the coding sequence ATGTCCCTTTGGCAACGATGGCGCCCGTGGCTGCGCCAGGAGCGCGTTCTGCTGGTGGAACTGGCCACCATGCTGCTGATGGCGCTGGTGATCGGCGTCTACTTTCTTGAGCACTTTTCCGCCCGTCTGGAGGCGCAACAGCGGCAGGAACTGACCTCCCTGGCTCGGCAGACCGCCCTGCGCGCGGCCGAGTCCATGGTCGGTGACGACCTTATCAGCCTCAATGTCATCGCCCGTGAGACCCGCGCTCTGGACACGGTCAGTGAGGCGCGCTTCCTCAGTGTGGCCCGGCAGCCGCTGGCCGGCGGCGAGCTGCCGTCGGCGGCCACGGTGAGAGTGGAGGTTCCGGTGGCGTTGGCGGATGGCGAGCCGGCCGGCGCCCTGGTGCTGGCGGCCCGCCCGAGCGCCGCCCGCGAGGGGCTGGAATCCGGCTATGTACTGGTGGTGCTGGGCGTGCTGTTGCTGCGAGTGGCCGGGGAAGTTATGTGGCGGCGAATTCAGCGGGGCCTGCCCGCCAGGGCCGACGGCGAAACGCCGGGAACGGGGCTGGACAGCGGCGATGCTGAAGTGATGGACGGCGCGCCACCGTCCATCGTGTTCCAGCGTCCGCAAGGCAGTGGCGGGCCGGGCGGCAGCGATCTGCGTCTGAGCATCGTCAATTTCGATCACTTCCGGCAACGCTATACCGCCGATGCCCTGCGGGCCTTGCTGGACGACTATCACCATCTGCTCAGTGAAGTGGCGCGCCTGTACGGCGGCCAGGTGGAGCGTGGACTGGGTGACCGCGCGCTGGTGCGTTTCCCGGGGCAACCGTTGTCGTCCACCTCCTTCGCCGCGCTGTGCGCGGGCTTGCTGTTCCTGCGCCTGGCGCGGTTGCAGGGGCCGCGCCGCAAGTCGCATCAGGCGCCGGCGTTGGAGTTCAAGGCGCTGGTGTGTGATGACTTCGGTGAAGAGGAAAGCTGGGCGCTGTGCGTGGCCGGTGTGCCCGGCCGGTTACAGGTGCCGGAAAGCCAGCTCACCCGTGGCGAGCTGGATGTGAAAGCCCTGTACCAGCCGGAACGGGCGCTGACCGTGATGTCCGGTGAGCGCCAGGTGCGGCTACAGCCGGTGGAGCAATTGGCCTATCGCTACCAGGCGCTGCTGCGCAGTCAGGCGGAAGCGGTGATGGGCGACGGGTTGGGTTCCGGGCCAGCCGGCGAGGACGGCGTTTCGCCGAGCAGATAA
- a CDS encoding ATP-grasp domain-containing protein: MKLITFDPFRTLGLASVRYIKPEHAAAHVSELSDADWLLFPAYWQLHGLHYVLQRPIFPSPASYHLGHDKIEMTRALELACPQHLPATEVLPSDSTSVSRILDTWTFPFVGKQVRSSRGEGVFLIENRPQLQAFAAQNDVLYIQKLLPIVRDLRVVVVGRKVIAAYWREGEGFLNNVARGGRVRHDLPVPEAAVELVHDLALRLGIDYAGFDVAWVDGDPYVLEFNRLFGNQGMPDLPQRIASAMNDYLLGETPSSPAGPEPNPSPITASA; the protein is encoded by the coding sequence TTGAAACTGATCACCTTTGATCCCTTCCGCACCCTGGGGTTGGCTTCGGTTCGCTACATCAAACCGGAACACGCCGCCGCCCACGTGAGCGAGCTGAGTGACGCCGACTGGCTGCTGTTCCCGGCGTACTGGCAGTTGCACGGCCTGCACTACGTATTGCAGCGGCCGATTTTCCCCAGCCCGGCCTCCTATCATCTGGGCCACGACAAGATCGAAATGACCCGGGCCCTGGAACTGGCCTGTCCCCAGCATCTGCCGGCCACCGAGGTACTGCCCTCCGACAGCACTTCGGTGAGTCGGATCCTGGACACTTGGACGTTCCCGTTCGTGGGCAAACAGGTCCGTTCCAGCCGCGGCGAGGGCGTCTTCCTGATCGAGAACCGCCCGCAATTACAGGCGTTCGCCGCGCAAAACGATGTGCTCTACATCCAGAAGCTGCTGCCGATCGTGCGCGATCTGCGCGTGGTGGTGGTGGGCCGGAAGGTGATCGCCGCTTACTGGCGCGAGGGCGAGGGGTTCCTCAATAACGTGGCACGCGGCGGCCGTGTGCGTCATGACCTGCCAGTGCCGGAGGCCGCGGTGGAATTGGTGCACGACCTGGCCCTGCGCCTGGGTATCGATTACGCCGGCTTCGACGTGGCCTGGGTGGACGGCGATCCTTATGTGCTGGAGTTCAACCGCTTGTTCGGCAATCAGGGCATGCCCGATCTGCCGCAGCGCATCGCCTCGGCCATGAACGATTATCTGCTCGGCGAAACGCCGTCCTCGCCGGCTGGCCCGGAACCCAACCCGTCGCCCATCACCGCTTCCGCCTGA
- a CDS encoding GNAT family N-acetyltransferase → MPIQLQIHAASDSVNDTFAKTLRDDPDHARALRQAIAAGHAIAGAHFNGQPVAVAALDGEALLWMVVHPSTRGRGVGKDFLRLLEQHQGAPLSLPPECRRPD, encoded by the coding sequence ATGCCGATTCAACTCCAGATTCACGCCGCCAGTGACAGCGTCAACGACACTTTCGCCAAAACCCTGCGCGATGATCCCGACCACGCCCGGGCGCTGCGCCAAGCCATCGCCGCGGGGCACGCCATCGCCGGCGCCCATTTCAACGGCCAGCCGGTAGCGGTGGCCGCCCTGGACGGCGAGGCGCTGCTGTGGATGGTGGTGCATCCGTCCACCCGGGGACGTGGTGTTGGCAAGGATTTTCTGCGGCTGCTGGAACAGCACCAGGGCGCGCCCTTGTCACTGCCGCCGGAGTGCCGCCGGCCGGACTGA
- the hisB gene encoding imidazoleglycerol-phosphate dehydratase HisB yields MSERRATVERNTLETQIRVAVNLDGTGACKLDTGLPFLEHMLDQVARHGLIDLDIVANGDLHIDAHHTVEDIGITLGQALSRAWGDKKGIRRYGHAYVPLDEALSRVVIDLSGRPGLEMHVPFTRGMIGGFDVDLFHEFFQGLVNHAMITVHVDNLRGKNAHHQAETVFKAFGRALRVAVERDPRMGDITPSTKGTLTETE; encoded by the coding sequence ATGAGCGAACGTCGCGCCACTGTCGAGCGCAACACACTGGAAACCCAGATCCGGGTCGCCGTGAATCTGGATGGCACCGGCGCCTGTAAGCTGGACACCGGCCTGCCGTTTCTGGAGCACATGCTGGATCAGGTGGCACGCCACGGTCTGATCGACCTGGATATCGTCGCCAACGGGGATTTGCATATCGATGCCCACCACACTGTGGAGGATATCGGTATCACCCTGGGGCAGGCGCTGTCCCGGGCCTGGGGCGACAAGAAAGGCATTCGCCGTTATGGCCACGCCTATGTGCCCCTGGACGAAGCCCTGTCCCGGGTGGTGATCGACCTGTCCGGCCGTCCCGGCCTGGAAATGCACGTGCCGTTTACTCGCGGCATGATCGGCGGCTTTGACGTGGATCTGTTCCACGAGTTCTTCCAGGGCCTGGTGAACCACGCCATGATCACCGTGCACGTGGACAACCTGCGCGGCAAGAACGCTCACCACCAGGCGGAAACCGTGTTCAAGGCCTTTGGCCGCGCGCTGCGTGTGGCGGTGGAGAGGGATCCTCGCATGGGTGACATCACTCCCAGCACCAAGGGCACCTTGACGGAAACCGAATGA
- the hisH gene encoding imidazole glycerol phosphate synthase subunit HisH: protein MSETVAVVDYGMGNLHSAGKALEKVASGQRIVVTGDPDQVRHADRVVFPGVGAIRDCIRVITETGLDRAILDVIDARKPLLGVCVGMQALLDHSEENDGVDCLGVFNGRVAHFGEQYGETGNRLKVPHMGWNEVRQMHPHPMWAGIADNSRFYFVHSYCAVDVPEENISGMCHYGRDFAAAVIKKNVFAVQFHPEKSADAGLQLLENFLRWQP from the coding sequence ATGAGTGAAACCGTCGCCGTGGTCGATTACGGCATGGGGAATCTGCACTCCGCCGGCAAGGCGCTGGAGAAAGTGGCTTCCGGTCAACGCATCGTGGTTACCGGTGACCCGGACCAGGTCCGCCACGCGGACCGGGTGGTGTTTCCCGGTGTCGGCGCCATTCGTGACTGTATCCGGGTGATCACCGAGACCGGGCTGGACCGGGCCATTCTTGATGTGATCGATGCGCGCAAGCCGTTGCTCGGCGTTTGTGTGGGCATGCAGGCGCTGCTGGATCACAGTGAGGAAAACGACGGCGTCGACTGCCTGGGCGTCTTCAACGGCCGGGTGGCGCATTTCGGTGAGCAGTACGGGGAAACCGGAAACCGCCTGAAAGTGCCGCATATGGGTTGGAACGAGGTGCGCCAGATGCACCCGCACCCGATGTGGGCGGGCATCGCCGACAACAGCCGTTTTTATTTCGTGCACAGCTACTGTGCCGTGGACGTGCCGGAAGAAAATATTTCCGGAATGTGTCACTACGGTCGCGATTTCGCCGCCGCGGTGATCAAGAAAAATGTCTTCGCGGTGCAGTTCCATCCGGAGAAAAGCGCCGACGCCGGCCTGCAACTGTTGGAAAACTTCCTGCGCTGGCAACCCTGA
- the hisA gene encoding 1-(5-phosphoribosyl)-5-[(5-phosphoribosylamino)methylideneamino]imidazole-4-carboxamide isomerase gives MQLIPAIDLKDGKCVRLKQGRMEDDTVFSEDPVAVATHWVERGARRLHLVDLNGAFAGEPVNGEIVKAIAKAHPDLPIQIGGGIRTPEIIQAYLDAGVQWVIIGTKAVNEPAFVKAMCQRFPGHIIVGLDAKDGKVATDGWANVTDVDVIDLARQFENDGVSAIVYTDISRDGMLQGVNVEATVRLAQSMSIPVIASGGITNLDDVRNLCAVADQGISGAITGRAIYENTLDFAEGQALSDQLTGA, from the coding sequence ATGCAACTGATTCCCGCCATCGACCTTAAAGACGGTAAGTGCGTACGCCTCAAACAAGGGCGCATGGAAGACGACACCGTGTTCTCCGAAGACCCGGTGGCCGTCGCCACTCACTGGGTGGAACGCGGTGCCCGCCGCTTGCACCTGGTGGATCTGAACGGCGCCTTTGCCGGCGAGCCGGTGAACGGCGAGATCGTCAAGGCCATCGCCAAGGCCCACCCGGATCTGCCGATCCAGATTGGCGGCGGCATCCGTACCCCGGAAATCATCCAGGCCTACCTGGACGCCGGGGTGCAGTGGGTGATCATCGGTACCAAGGCCGTCAACGAGCCGGCCTTCGTCAAGGCAATGTGCCAGCGCTTTCCCGGCCACATCATCGTCGGCCTGGACGCCAAGGACGGCAAGGTGGCCACCGACGGCTGGGCCAACGTCACCGATGTGGATGTGATCGACCTGGCCCGGCAATTCGAGAACGACGGCGTCTCCGCCATCGTTTACACCGACATCAGCCGTGATGGCATGCTGCAGGGCGTGAACGTGGAAGCGACCGTGCGGCTGGCCCAATCCATGAGTATCCCGGTGATCGCCTCCGGTGGTATCACCAATCTGGACGACGTGCGCAACCTGTGCGCGGTGGCGGACCAGGGCATCAGCGGCGCCATCACCGGCCGTGCCATTTATGAGAACACCCTGGACTTCGCCGAAGGCCAGGCGCTGTCCGACCAGCTCACCGGCGCCTGA
- the hisF gene encoding imidazole glycerol phosphate synthase subunit HisF: protein MSLAKRIIPCLDVDAGRVVKGVQFVDIRDAGDPVEVARRYNEAGADEITFLDITASHQERDTTLETVERMASQVFIPLTVGGGVRTLEDIRNLLNAGADKVSINSAAVKNPEFVHEAAQRFGSQCIVVAIDAKKVSGESENNRWEIFTHGGRKPTGIDAVEWARRMTDYGAGEILLTSMDRDGTKNGFDIALTRAIADAVPVPVIASGGVGNLQHLVDGVIQGGADAVLAASIFHFGEYSIAEAKQYMQQAGIEMRL from the coding sequence ATGAGCCTTGCCAAACGCATCATCCCCTGCCTCGACGTGGACGCCGGCCGCGTGGTCAAGGGCGTCCAGTTCGTCGATATCCGCGACGCCGGTGACCCGGTGGAGGTGGCGCGCCGCTACAACGAGGCCGGGGCGGACGAGATTACCTTCCTGGATATCACCGCCAGTCACCAGGAGCGCGATACCACCCTGGAAACCGTGGAGCGCATGGCCAGTCAGGTGTTCATCCCGCTCACCGTGGGCGGTGGCGTGCGCACCCTGGAAGATATCCGCAATCTGCTCAACGCCGGCGCCGACAAAGTCAGTATCAATTCGGCGGCGGTGAAGAATCCGGAATTCGTCCATGAGGCCGCGCAGCGGTTCGGCTCCCAGTGCATCGTGGTGGCCATCGATGCCAAGAAAGTCAGCGGCGAAAGCGAGAACAATCGCTGGGAGATTTTCACCCACGGGGGCCGCAAGCCCACCGGTATTGACGCGGTGGAATGGGCGCGACGCATGACCGATTACGGCGCCGGTGAAATCCTGCTGACCAGCATGGATCGCGACGGCACCAAAAACGGTTTTGATATCGCCCTGACCCGGGCCATTGCCGATGCCGTGCCGGTGCCGGTGATTGCCTCCGGCGGTGTCGGCAATCTGCAGCACCTGGTGGATGGCGTGATCCAGGGCGGCGCCGATGCGGTGCTGGCGGCGTCGATCTTCCACTTCGGCGAGTACAGCATTGCCGAAGCCAAGCAATACATGCAGCAAGCCGGCATTGAGATGCGCCTGTGA
- a CDS encoding YaiI/YqxD family protein, with protein MSEAAPCIWVDADACPGAIKEVLFRAAQRRHLHTRLVANHAMRVPRSPFIRLIQVPSGFDAADDYIAEQVSPGDLVITADVPLADRIVAAGAIGLNPRGTLYTKETVREHLNRRDFMEEMRSAGLASGGPSALDKRQVQAFANALDRFLATAL; from the coding sequence GTGAGTGAGGCGGCGCCGTGTATCTGGGTGGACGCGGACGCTTGTCCCGGCGCGATCAAGGAGGTGTTGTTTCGCGCCGCCCAGCGCCGTCATCTGCACACCCGGCTGGTGGCGAACCATGCCATGCGCGTGCCCCGTTCCCCGTTTATCCGTCTGATCCAGGTTCCCTCTGGTTTTGATGCCGCCGACGATTACATCGCCGAACAAGTCAGTCCCGGTGATCTGGTGATTACCGCGGACGTGCCGCTGGCGGACCGGATCGTGGCGGCGGGCGCCATCGGCCTAAACCCACGCGGCACCCTTTACACCAAGGAGACGGTGCGCGAGCATCTCAACCGTCGCGACTTCATGGAAGAAATGCGTTCCGCCGGTCTCGCCAGCGGCGGCCCTTCCGCACTGGACAAGCGCCAGGTCCAGGCGTTCGCCAACGCTTTGGATCGCTTTCTTGCCACCGCGCTATAG
- the arfB gene encoding alternative ribosome rescue aminoacyl-tRNA hydrolase ArfB: MLKISNNVTIPEAEIEWHPIRAQGAGGQNVNKVSSAIHLRFDVRSSTLPEFYKERLLALGDQRITADGVIVIKAQRYRTQEKNLDDALQRLRALILDATVVHKKRRPTRPSKSARNKRMDKKTRHGHTKALRGKVRP, translated from the coding sequence ATGCTGAAAATCTCCAACAACGTGACCATCCCCGAAGCGGAGATCGAATGGCATCCCATCCGTGCCCAGGGCGCGGGTGGTCAGAACGTCAACAAAGTGTCTTCCGCCATCCATTTGCGCTTCGACGTGCGGTCGTCGACCCTGCCCGAGTTTTACAAGGAACGGCTGCTTGCCTTGGGCGACCAGCGCATCACCGCCGACGGTGTCATCGTGATCAAGGCGCAGCGGTACCGGACCCAGGAAAAGAATCTGGACGATGCGCTGCAGCGCTTACGTGCATTGATTCTCGACGCCACCGTGGTGCACAAGAAACGCAGGCCCACTCGTCCGTCGAAGTCGGCGCGCAATAAACGCATGGACAAGAAAACGCGGCACGGCCACACCAAGGCGTTGCGCGGCAAGGTGCGTCCCTGA
- a CDS encoding toxin-antitoxin system YwqK family antitoxin: MMLRLAMLAGLPALLLSALASADTRALDRDWFFTDGEPAFRLHWPLEQTDSGWRVVIDKPDGTLFFKSQVADPEAVLLLHNRNRRGAFTYYHANGQVELEGHYDDQGRITGQSIFYWNNGNAREIRDYLPEGYQVVKAFHEDGSLAMEALPDKGERTDRAKYYREDGSLRSRIYTRPAEKGGLADVRLNYDPRGNIVARVEANDDVQISETLKNGHLVERLTFDRAGTWSLRERFNEDGDLIRQDRNLLPDYQRDGEQIFVTDEGVRRVSHYRKGKQHGASSSRRGDTWLAQGFYRDDQPVGRWFRVDEDTGEVTVIRYDDEGKFLGRYRIGADLVVHDEDGKPMAPAALREVERSLPPGR, translated from the coding sequence ATGATGCTCCGATTAGCGATGCTGGCCGGTCTGCCGGCCCTCTTGCTGAGCGCGTTGGCCAGCGCCGATACCCGCGCCCTGGACAGGGACTGGTTTTTTACTGACGGCGAGCCGGCCTTTCGGTTGCACTGGCCTCTTGAGCAAACGGACTCAGGCTGGCGGGTGGTGATCGACAAGCCCGACGGCACCCTGTTTTTCAAGAGCCAGGTCGCTGATCCGGAAGCGGTGCTCCTGCTTCACAACCGCAACCGTCGCGGCGCCTTCACCTATTACCACGCTAACGGCCAGGTGGAACTGGAAGGCCACTATGATGACCAGGGAAGAATCACTGGCCAGTCCATCTTCTACTGGAACAATGGCAATGCCCGGGAAATTCGTGACTACTTGCCTGAGGGCTACCAGGTGGTCAAGGCCTTCCATGAGGACGGCAGCCTGGCCATGGAGGCGCTGCCGGACAAGGGCGAACGCACCGACCGGGCGAAGTACTACCGGGAAGACGGGTCGCTACGGTCCCGCATCTACACCCGGCCCGCCGAAAAGGGCGGCCTGGCGGATGTGCGGCTGAACTACGACCCGCGGGGCAACATCGTTGCCCGCGTGGAAGCCAATGATGACGTCCAGATCAGCGAGACGCTCAAGAACGGTCACTTGGTGGAACGTCTCACCTTCGACCGGGCCGGAACCTGGTCGCTCCGGGAACGCTTCAATGAAGACGGTGATCTGATACGGCAGGACCGGAATCTGTTGCCCGACTACCAGCGAGATGGGGAGCAGATTTTTGTCACCGACGAGGGCGTGCGCCGGGTGTCCCACTACCGCAAGGGTAAGCAGCATGGGGCTTCCTCCAGCCGTCGCGGGGACACCTGGCTGGCACAGGGCTTCTACCGGGACGATCAACCGGTGGGCCGCTGGTTCCGGGTGGACGAGGACACCGGCGAGGTCACCGTGATCCGCTATGATGACGAGGGTAAATTCCTGGGCCGTTATCGCATCGGCGCCGATCTGGTGGTCCATGACGAGGACGGTAAACCGATGGCGCCGGCGGCGCTGCGCGAAGTCGAACGCAGTCTGCCCCCCGGTCGGTAG
- a CDS encoding bile acid:sodium symporter family protein: MDQATLIAVGLPAALFLIMVGMGLTLTPKDFREVLVAPRATLYGLAAQILLLPMIGVGLALWLDLSPALAVGLVVIAACPGGTTSNLFAFLGRGDVALSIVLTVAASLITIVTLPMFTSWALGHFQDSERVLELPVLRTIITLFVIILVPVILGMTLRHFRRDWAEKGEKLVSVFGLLVLVVVIALLLIDLGGEALVLLKQGGAAVILLNVIGLALGMLGGRLIGLDRPQAFTVAIELGIKNGTLGLMITLTLLQSEAMSVPAAVYGVLMFLFGFLMLGYSRVTGIGRPRTAA; encoded by the coding sequence ATGGATCAGGCAACATTGATTGCGGTGGGGCTGCCGGCGGCCCTGTTTTTGATCATGGTGGGCATGGGGTTGACCCTGACCCCGAAGGATTTTCGCGAAGTGCTGGTGGCGCCCCGGGCCACCTTGTATGGATTGGCGGCCCAGATCCTGTTGTTGCCGATGATCGGCGTGGGGCTGGCGCTGTGGTTGGATTTGTCGCCGGCGCTGGCGGTGGGGCTGGTGGTGATCGCGGCCTGTCCCGGCGGCACCACTTCCAATCTGTTTGCCTTTCTCGGCCGGGGTGACGTGGCGCTGTCCATTGTCCTCACGGTGGCGGCGAGCCTGATCACCATTGTCACTCTGCCGATGTTCACCAGCTGGGCGCTCGGTCATTTTCAGGACAGCGAGCGGGTGCTGGAACTACCGGTGCTGCGCACCATCATCACTCTGTTCGTCATCATCCTGGTTCCGGTGATCCTGGGCATGACCTTGCGCCATTTCCGTCGTGACTGGGCGGAGAAAGGCGAAAAACTGGTGAGCGTGTTCGGGTTGCTGGTGCTGGTGGTGGTGATTGCGCTGTTGCTGATTGATCTCGGCGGGGAAGCACTGGTATTGCTCAAACAGGGCGGGGCGGCGGTGATTCTGCTGAATGTTATCGGCCTGGCGCTGGGCATGCTGGGAGGGCGGCTGATCGGGCTGGACCGGCCCCAGGCGTTTACTGTGGCGATCGAACTGGGGATCAAGAACGGCACCCTGGGGCTGATGATCACCTTGACCCTGTTGCAATCCGAGGCGATGTCGGTGCCGGCGGCGGTGTACGGGGTGCTGATGTTCCTGTTTGGCTTCCTGATGCTGGGTTACAGCCGGGTTACCGGCATTGGCCGGCCACGGACGGCGGCGTAG
- a CDS encoding MFS transporter, with the protein MHTDKATRLQLFDLRLVQTRVFHLTWMAFFVCFFAWFACAPLMPVIRGEFDLTTKQIANINIAAVAITILVRLIIGPLCDRYGPRKTYTGLMLLGAIPVFGVAAAQSYESFLFFRLLIGAVGASFVITQYHTSIMYAPNVVGTANAAAAGWGNAGGGAAQALMPLVLGAVLMFGVGEAFGWRLALLVPGVLMLVMAFLYWRFTQDCMDGNYSELRAAGTMPDTGKKGGWDSFKLAAGNYRVWMLFVTYGACFGVEIFMHNVVAIYFLDNFDLSLKTAGLVAGSFGLLALFARALGGWVSDQVARRGGLDARALVLFVLIVGEGLGLLLFSLMDSFQLAVLSMLAFGLFTHMACGATYALVPFIDRQALGGVAGIIGAGGNVGAVAAGFLLLWVGEVQHTLFLLGALVLVSALCAIAVRFSAAHKAREEELYQEALTQRSAQVAGSNA; encoded by the coding sequence ATGCACACTGATAAAGCAACCCGATTGCAACTTTTTGATCTGCGCCTGGTACAGACCCGGGTATTCCATCTGACCTGGATGGCGTTCTTCGTCTGCTTCTTCGCGTGGTTCGCCTGCGCTCCGTTGATGCCGGTGATTCGCGGTGAATTCGATCTGACCACCAAGCAGATCGCCAACATCAACATCGCCGCCGTGGCGATCACCATCCTGGTCCGGCTCATCATCGGCCCTCTTTGTGACCGGTACGGGCCGCGCAAGACCTACACCGGCTTGATGCTGCTCGGTGCCATTCCGGTGTTCGGCGTGGCGGCGGCGCAAAGCTACGAGAGCTTCCTGTTCTTCCGCCTGCTGATCGGCGCCGTGGGCGCCAGCTTCGTGATCACCCAGTACCACACTTCGATCATGTACGCGCCCAATGTGGTGGGCACCGCCAATGCGGCGGCGGCGGGCTGGGGCAACGCCGGTGGTGGCGCCGCCCAGGCGCTCATGCCGCTGGTGCTTGGCGCGGTGTTGATGTTTGGCGTTGGTGAAGCGTTTGGTTGGCGCCTGGCCTTGCTGGTGCCCGGTGTGTTGATGCTGGTGATGGCGTTCCTTTACTGGCGTTTCACCCAGGATTGCATGGACGGTAACTACAGCGAGCTGCGTGCCGCCGGGACCATGCCGGACACCGGCAAGAAGGGCGGGTGGGACAGCTTCAAACTGGCCGCCGGCAACTATCGGGTATGGATGTTGTTCGTCACCTACGGCGCGTGCTTTGGCGTTGAGATTTTCATGCACAACGTGGTCGCCATTTATTTTCTCGATAACTTCGACCTGTCATTGAAAACCGCCGGGCTGGTGGCCGGCAGCTTTGGCTTGCTGGCCCTGTTCGCCCGGGCGCTCGGCGGCTGGGTTTCCGATCAGGTGGCGCGCCGGGGAGGCCTGGACGCGCGCGCCCTGGTGCTGTTCGTGCTCATCGTCGGTGAGGGGCTGGGATTGCTGCTGTTCTCGCTGATGGACAGTTTCCAACTGGCGGTGCTGTCGATGCTGGCCTTCGGACTGTTCACCCATATGGCCTGCGGCGCGACCTACGCCCTGGTGCCGTTCATCGACCGTCAGGCGCTCGGCGGCGTGGCCGGCATTATCGGCGCCGGCGGTAACGTCGGCGCGGTGGCCGCCGGCTTCCTGCTGCTGTGGGTGGGGGAAGTGCAGCACACCTTGTTCCTCCTCGGCGCTTTGGTGCTGGTCAGTGCCTTGTGCGCCATCGCCGTGCGTTTCTCCGCCGCGCACAAAGCCCGTGAAGAAGAGCTTTACCAGGAAGCGCTGACGCAGCGGTCCGCCCAGGTCGCCGGCAGCAATGCCTGA